cactaataaaaggaaaatacCAAAATAGagaatattattcataCCAACATTCcgtaaaaataaataggGAAAGATATTCTAAAAAAACTGACTCTTGTTTTAGTGATGGAgcttataatattattagaaaaaaaacaacaaaaaatttaagcaaactcaaaaagaaaaagacacgaataaattttttcatagtttcaggaaataacaaaaaatatatagtattaAAAAACTCCTGttcatgtttttattttaaagaaaaagtaTTATGTGATAGTCGTGATGTATTATgcaaacatattttatctGTCATTTTAGCAGAATCCTTTAATAATTacacacatttttttttagactcttctatattttttgaatattacCTTAAAATGGTGAACACTgagaaaatataacaaaaaacattagcaaatatataatatattatttagtTATATAAACGAGTAATAAAGAAATGTGAACTTAAGtttgaataaaaaagtgtagaaaaaattataaaattgtagTATTTGGCTTAAAGGGAGATTTAAACCCAccattttgtttattttatgtatacataCTTTTTGGGTTGaaactttttaaattaGCGATAAAACCGCAAAGCGATTACTAGCATGCGCTATatcaaatttaattaaattttaaatataaacagtttattaaaaaaaagggaatgaaaaacatatacgcacatatatatatatatatgagaATACGCATGTATGATATgcaaattatgaaaaaaaggaatacCCATTTAGTTTGAAATAACGAAAAAGGtactaatattttttgagtaattacacatatatatacgtaTGTGGACTTTATTAAATCATTTTcttataaatgaatatttaagtttagtataaaaaaaagcaataaataaaccttgttatttattaaaaatatattatcatattaatctaaaaaaaaaaatataaatacccatagaaacaaataatatgggttataaatgaattaagGGTAATTCGTATTCTGGATGTGATTTAAGCatgtattaaaatttttgaaaaaaatatcctaaatatatgtttaaagGGTACgctatatataaatttaagtACCACCTTTTTCAATTTACCATACCATTATCAACAAGTTTACTTATGTACGTGACTAAGACTTTTAACTCTTGGGGGATAAACATGAGAACCATCTATACGATTACACATGTGTTCTTCAAGGTCTTTTCTTAAATGATTTCTAACATTTTCGTCTGTTATTGTGGTATACCATATTTCTATTCTTATATAACCATAGCGGGTGGTACTTAATTTATCCACTAACCTAATTCCTGTTATTAAGTCATAATGTTTTAAACTACAACCAATAATTGCAAGAACAAGATTATTCCAAAATTCATCTATTTGACTATATGGAAAATCTTTTGGTAATATcttatattcaaaatgtCCCCCTCCAGCATTGGCTGGATCTTCCCACATTGGTTGAATATTATCTCTAAAAATCATAAGAGCATCCACAATACGAAATATTCCATCATCTGAGAATCTGGTCATACTTCTTTGTGCAAGTAAATCACTTGGCTGTGGTAATCTATTCCATAATTGCCAAAATTTTTGAACGCTATTAAATTTTGCTAATGGTCTTGTATAATCcttataattattactttgtttaattttattatcagaAACTTGTTCCCATATTACCCAATTATATTGTAACAATAAGGGATTTGATAAATCAATCTTCGTTGcttcaattttttcatttaaatcaAATGCATCTTTGCTACTCTTATTAAAAGTTAGGTacttcattttatttaaacttatatttttctttatttttttatattacacAATTTTTAGGAAATATTAATAggtataatataaatattatattatattcgCTAATTAgggtttatatttttgtatttggAAGAAACAATAAAggcaaaaaataatatacctcacataaatataaataaattagtacctttttttcgttttgtTAATCTCtatataattgaaaatatgcatacaGTCATATATCattactatatataaataaattatataatctgtagaataaatataaaatatttttcttgaATAATTgctattaaaaatttgtcAAATTCTTACATTTTGGCAATCTTAATTTTTCCTCTATatcaattaaaataaaaattttcaatgtgaaaaattatttatgatGATTTTCGTTTATACATTATCACTTTAATGCTATTAAGGTAAAACATTACAATTTGTTATGCgcttaaattatttttttatgggTAAATATAAAGGCATGCATAACAAAATTCAGTTAATGCCCtgatgaatatatatattatcaccCAATTataatgcaaaaaaaatacatatataatgttttttatgGGGAAAATATTGCAAAAAAACTGtcaaaatataagaattattttatagagaaataaaaatggaaagtacgataaattttaattttatatacaaaaaataataatttctttGTTTATGTTATCCATTAATTTATAGATAAAGTAAACacttgtttatatatagtatgCATATTTCGTGAAAAAATTAGCATGTATCAGCGATATactttgtatttttttttatgtataaaaacCTAATACACTAAAGTTATATATGGAATGGGGTCCAtcaatatatacataaaattttgtaataatgaatataatcGTACTATGAAAACTAAATTTGATAGAAAAAGTCAATATTATGGAAACAAcaatgtaataaatatgcaaataagaatatttttatttttaaatttaaataaaagcaAAATATACACTTATTCATTTCCCTGtgtaatacatatatagcaaatacaataaatatgtatatttttttaaaggatttaattatttatactatatatttttgaatatatacatgatACAATTGAATTAATGTCctatatattaatgttatttacatttttccTACATTTTCATATCGTAGtgcatatatgtaaaaatatcaaaatatagCTCTAAAAAATGTATCCAATAATTCATAAATACATTCATTCAAAACAtgtatgtattttttttttaatttaatttaaaggGGAAAAGAttacttaaaaaattgagataatgcttatattttatattaaaaatattatatttaattataaagaCCCAAATAAACaacttgtttttttaaaggttatttcatttgtttaatacatttatcaaaaaagatgataacgtttaatcatataattaatttcctatttcaaataaagaatgataactacatataaatatatttagtaTGTGAgtatatatcaaattaaggaaaaatattattatattgctCATTTCTCTtccaaatattatatatattatatttttataaacttttatgtgaaaatatgtgtattttttcttaaatttgaataggtttaataattatagaCACTGTATGTTCaatgaatttattatttttaatgccCAAATACGTTAAATTGGACTAGCAAACACCATATTTTTCTCCTCCTCGTAAACATGACAATGTGCAgcttttattataaataatagctgttttattattacctATTATCTCTACATTAGTATAGTATGCTCACATCAAAGGAAGTTATCAATGTTATATGTATAGACACTTGATTTTTTACTGTTTATGGAAAAACTATGtttattgaaaattattatttcataaacaattttttcatataatgaaatatatagaaaaggGACACATTGggcaaaaaatatgtttatgcTAGTGTgctattaaatttatacgAAAATGTTTTACCAAGGAAAATAATCCAGAAAGTTATacttataataaaaaaagtatttaATGTATTTCACCATTccattataaatatatataccacTTCCTCAAAATGAATAGGAAAGGagaatattaataatatttattttatacacTATTGTCTATTATTGTGACATTTGcgcataaataaaaatgacaaTGTAGaatacatttaaaaatgttgcCATTAGGACATTTCCAattgaattatataagacaaatatattagtgtattatattattaatttggtACTTAATATTAAGGACATAATTcaactatatttttttttataacatttgAAAACATACACACTTTTTTAAAGTAATTATATTTCccttaaattaaataactATAATACTCACTGTTATagcttaaaaaaaaaaataataaaataataactgCTAAATAgctaataatattttatattcataatttagCTAATCTGCTATGTAAAATAAGctttatatgtaaataaaattattttatatttttttttgtaaaggATAAAGTAGCTAGCCGTGATTTAATAGCTGTATACCATAAAACATTTACTAAtacaaaaaacaattttcattttagcTTGgcaatgaaaataatattatgaaattatattttacgatatgaaaattatgaatacgtaagaaataatttacaaaattttaGCTATATAGTTATGTAGCTATTTAGCTACCTGACTATTTAACTAAAAAACTTATATTAGccataatataaattatgtatttaattttatttatttccctatatataatttattgtttgtattttatttatatatttttaattaaattttttatttaatttaattttattgtgTAAAGTTTATAAAACTGTTGTATTCTTTAAATTTCCGTTGTtctacatatttataaatttgctatatataatgacaaccatatatttatgttttatcagttttttaaatacataatatattttttgtatgtctttttacatatttcaTAAGTTTaagattttttattattatttttaaatatcgttttaaacatatatatttgttgtATGTCTTTTTCCATATTTCATAAGTTTaagattttttattattatttttaaatatcgttttaaacatatatatttgttgtATGTCTTTTTCCATATTTCATAAGTTTaagattttttattattatttttaaatatcgttttaaacatatatatttgttgtATGTCTTTTTCCATATTTCATAAGTTTaagattttttattattatttttaaatatcgttttaaacatatatatttgttgtATGTCTTTTTCCATATTTCATAAGTTTaagattttttattattatttttaaatatcgttttaaacatatatatttgttgtATGTCTTTTTCCATATTTCATAAGTTTaagattttttattattacctTTCAATATAgctttaaataaataaataaataaatatatatatatatatatatatatatatatttgttttgcTATCTGAGACCGCTtattgttcatatttttttattctttaattatattgcattttacatattattaccacctatatatttttttcgtttatttatttaaatgtaaGGCccttcaaaaaaattatataaaaatagaaatataatctattttaaatacaaaGCAAAACAcaaatgaacaaaaaatttGTGTTAGCATTGTCTTATTTAGTACTATGTGtgcattttattatagCAAGCACAAAAGGAAATCAAGATGAATTTAATGGAGGAAAAGTTGTAAGAGATTCGTttcttcaaaaaaatatatcaagaAGGCAATCGTCACCATGTGCAGGTGATGAGTGTTTTTGTCAAAGTTATTACGATTTAACTTTGATTTTAGATGAATCAGGAAGTATCCGAAAATCAAATTGGGTAGAGTATGTTGTCCCATTTACAGAACAAATTGTAAAGGGTTTAAAAATAGGCGAAAATGACATTCACGTGggaattttattattcgcCTTGAGAAATAGAGATTATATTACTTTTGATAATGATATACGATACAAAAAAACTGAACTTTTGAAAAAAGTAAATGATCTAAATGACGATTATCGTGCAGGAGGAGACACCTATATCTTAGAAGCTTTAAAGTATtcattgaaaaaatattcaatgAACAAAAATGCAAGGGATGATGCACCAAAGGTAACAATACTATTCACCGATGGCAATGATATACATGCATCTAAGTCTGAATTTCATAAGATGTATTCCGAATACCAAGAAAAACATGTAAAGTTGTTAGTTCTGGGTGTTTCAGCTGCAGAAGAGAGTAAATTAAAAGTTATAGCTGGGTGTGAGAATCATTCAAGTTGTCCAAGTGCTATGAAAGCAGAATGGGAAACTATAAATAAcataacaaataaattaactaataaaatatgtgaTACAGAATCTGAGTCCAATATAATCCCAGAACCATCCCAACCAATTCCATGTAATGGGGATGATTGCTTTTGCAAAGATTATTATGATTTAACTTTAATTTTAGATGATTCAGTAAGCATTACACTATATAAATGGAAGAAAGATGTTATTCCCTTTTCAGAAAAActtataaacaatttaaatataagtaAAGATAAAGTACATGTAGGAATTATGCGTTTTTCAAAAGAAGTAATAACTGATGTTGATTATAGTCAAGATACaagatatataaaaaatgatttgaTAAGTGTAGTTAAAGGgctaaataaaaagtatagATATGGATCACGTACCAATATAGTGGATGCATTAGATTATTCTCTAAAAAACTTCACAAGACATCCAAATAGTAGGCAAAATGCCCCTAAAGTAACAATACTTTTTACTGATGGAAATGATACTTCTAAAACGTTAGCAGAAGAACGCAATATGGGAATATTATATAGACATGAACAAGTAAGGCTAATTTTAGTAGGAGTTGGTCAAGCATCTTCAATTGATTTATACGCATTAGCAGATTGTGAGTATGGTAAGAATTGCTCACAAGTTATAGAATGCAAATGGAATGAGCTAACGGGTATAACAACCATTATTACAGACAAGATATGTGATATAGAATCAGGAGAAATTCCAAATCCACCCGAGACCCCTGGATCATCCGTTGTTACAAATCCAGATAACGTTGCATCTTGCCAAAATGATGAGGATTGTTATTGTAAAGATTTTTATGATGTTACATTAATTTTAGACGAATCATCAAGCATAGGTGAATTTAGATGGACTATGGAAGTTATTCCATTTGCAAAAGATgttataaacaatttaaatatagaCTATGATTCAGTACATGTAGGAGTTTTACTTTTTTCTCATTACGCTTTGGATCTTGTTCCATTTTCCGATGAAGCACGatacaataaatatacccttataaaaaaaatagacagtttaaaaacaaattatggAAATGGACATGAATCATTTATTGTTAAAACTTTAAAGTATGCATTATCTAATTACACAAAAGGCTCAGGTAGAACTAATGCACCTAAAATAACAATGCTGTTTACTGATGGCAATGACTCTAGTGAATCCGATATTGACATGTATAATATAGGATCATTGTATAGAACAGAAAGAGTAAAATTATTAGTAATAGGTGTTTCTATGGCTAGTGAAAATAAACTAAAACAATTAGTAGGTTGTGCACAAAATTTACCATGCCCATTTGTTATTAAAACAGAATGGGGAACTCTAGATGCTCTATCAAAGGTATTTgttgataaaatatgtgACACAGGATCAATATTGCCACCAGAAAGTAACAAACCTGAACCAGAAGCACCTACTCCACCATGCATAGGAAATGATTGTTTTTGTcatgatatatatgatttaaCAGTAATATTAGATGAATCAGGAAGTATAGGAGCTTATAATTGGGAAAAACAAGTTTACCCGTTTACTGAAAAATTTCTTAACAACTTAGAAATATCTGAGAATAAGGTTCACGTTGGAATCATGTTATTTGCACAATTTAATAGAGATTTTGTTAAGTTTTCTGACAAAGAAAGTTATGACAAAGAAAATTTGatgaaacaaataaaagGCTTAAAAGAGTCTTATAAATCAGGAggatatacatatataatagagGCTCTAAATTACGGTTTGGCAAATTATACACACCATGAAGCTAGTAGATCAGATGTGCCTAAAGTGACAATGCTATTTACTGATGGAAATAACACTAATCCAGGAGATAAATTATTGTCAGATGTAAGTTTGTTATATAAACaagaaaatgtaaaattgCTAGTTGTTGGTGTTGGCGCATCTACTATGGCCAACTTACGATTACTTGCGGGTTGCCACAAAACAGATGGAAATTGTCCACTTGCTACGAAGACCGAATGGGACAATCTTCAAgatatatcaaaattaaTGGCTGACAAAATATGTAATGCAGAGACTCCAGAAATTGAAGAGCCCGAATCTACATGCCTAGGTGATGAATGTTTATGTGAggattattttgatttaacATTTGTTGCCGTTCCATCAAGTAGCAAAGATTATAAAAAGAGAAGCGGGCTTATAAGATAtgctaaaaatataattaacaTGTTTAATAttgggaaaaaaaatgtccATGTATCgatttctatatatttaggAACAAAAAGTATCAATAGAGATTTCGATGATGCCATAGCATATGATAGAACAGGATTATTAAGAGTACTAGACCAAATggataattatttttctgaGGATAAAACAAACATATCTGAAGCTCTAGAAATAGGATTAAATCAAACATTTGGAAATGGCAATAGAGAAAAGGCTCCAAAGATTGCTTTGTTACTTACAGatagtaataatgataCATATGAAAAAAGCAGACTTGAgaatatatcaaaaaattatacagATAAAGGTGTTAAACTTTTAGTAATAGGAAAAGTGGATTTATCTAAGGAAATTTTATTCGTTGCAGGAGGAtgtgatataaataatgatacaTGTTCAAATGtacttatatataatagtttcattaatgataatagcattgaaaattttataggagaaaatatatgtgaTAACAGTAGTGTTAGTGGTAATGGCAATGGTAGTGGAGAATCAGGAGGTTCCCCTTTACCACCAAGTATTCAATGTACCGATGAGTTGTGTGAAGAATGTGATGATGATGTATGTGATAACAATCCTTCATGTAAAAAAGCTATGGATATAGTTATAGCATTAGATCAATCTAGAGGAATTACTAATTTACAATGGACAACTTATGTAAAACCATTTATGGTATATACAGTTAAGGAAAACTATTTATCCAAAAATCGATCACATGTAACGATAGTAAAAATGAAAGCAAACAGAGGCAAAGAACAATGGAGtttatatagaaaattaagttataaaaaaaatagaattcttaaaaaaattgacaAATTACAAATGTCCTATTccaatataataaatttggcagataatttaaaatatataagaacAAAAACTTTTAATAAGACACctgcatataaaaaaaaattaattataatgttAGTTGAAGGTAAATCAAATAGCGATTTAAATGAATTGAGAAAGGAAATTGAACTTttgaaattaaataaaataactttatatgtatatgcaaTAGATAATATTGACGAAAaggaatataaaatacTTGGAGATTGCGAAATATCATCTTCTATATGTGAAAATATAGTTAAAGTATCTTGggaaaatttattatcttcTGTAGaaatacataataaatttatttgtaataaataCCCCGAAGATGCAGAATGTTCTGAATGGGGAGAATGGAGTGCATGCCCTCAATTATCATGTGATAGAGCTATTAGCAAAAGAGAAAGAAAACGACCATATTATACAATAAAGGAAGAAGGCTATAGTGGCACTGAATATGGAAATTCTTGTATGGATTTAGGTTCCATAGAGTATAGAGCATGCCCTGTAAAAGATGAATGCAATGATGTTTGTGGTGATTTTGGTGAATGGAGCCAATGTAGTACTTCCTGTGGAGATGGTATAAGAATAAGAACCAGAAATGTATCACCAGACAATGAAATGTGCCaaacatttaataaaactGAAATAGAACCATGCAATATTCAAAGTTGTGGTTCTACAGAGATATGTGAAGATATTGGTAATTGGAGCGAATGGTCTGCTTGCTCAAAAACATGTGGATATTCTATTAGAGAAAGaaaatttacaatttttcCAGAAAGTATAGACGAGCATTCTTATTGTGAGCATTTTGAGAAAATTGAAACAGAGGTATGTTCAGTTCCAAAATgtgaaaatgaagaatgTTTTGATTGGGACGATTGGAGTGAATGGTCAGCACCATGTGGGCCCAGAAAAAGAGTTCAAAGAGCCcgtttatataaaaatagatcTGAAAGCTCATCAACTATTCCTAGACCCAATAGtggaaaaaatgataattgtGAAGATTTTTATCAAGATAAAATTGAATATGATGAAGAATCTAGTTGCCCTGATAATTCATGTGGTAGTTGGACAGAATGGTCCGAATGTGATAGACCATGTAATGTTGGAATGAGAATAAGGCattttattacaaatataGTTGGCTTTAATGAAGGAAATGATGATGAATGtttagaaaattataataaaatagaaacTGAACCTTGTTTAAATTTACCTATATGTAATTCTGGAGAATGTAATGATTGGGAAACATGGGTTGATTGTAAAACAGACAAGGATGCCTACACCTGTCATGTCCCAAATAAAAGAATCCTTACAAGAAAATTAGACTTATTAAAGAATCCCAAAACTGACACATCGCAAGCTTGTAATGATTATTCTCTTTTTAGAGAAGAAGATTGCCCAACAGGAAATACTCCTTGTGTTGATGCTTTATGTAATGAATGGGATGAATGGGGAAGCTGCTCAGAAACATGTGGGTTGGACTCATTCAGAATTaggaaaagaaaagaaCCATTAGAGTTAATACCAGCCTCTTCAGATATCAATGGAAATATTGGTTTAACTTGTGAAGAACAAAATATACGAattgaagaaaaagaagCTTGTAATGTTCCTGCTTGTGTACCTCCCGTTTTAGATGGATCGAATAATGGTGAAAATAGTGAAGGTGATAGTAGTGAAGGTTTTGGTACAGGTGAGAAAATTTCAATGGCTGCAGGTATAATTGGATTAGTAGGTTTAGCAGCTGGAGGTTTAATATATGGTTATAATACATTAAATGGAGGAGAGACACCACATAACTCTAATATGGAATTTGAAAAtgttgaaaataatgatggTATAATTGAAGAAGAAAACGAAGATTTCGAAGTTATCGATGCAAATGATCCGATGTGGAATTAAGAATAAATTATTGTgaaatatgttatatatacatacactcgtagtatataaaaactatTCGAGAAATttggtatttttttttgtttttttgaatGCTCATATGCGTGTGCGCTATTGTATTTAATTTGATTATTTAgtttagaaatatttttgttttggttttttttgttttactTTTGCATTGtgcatatacatttttttaagttcCATTTTTTATCGAACCGAATGGTATTTGCACACTGAATAAACTTTAAATTCAAAATTCCAATGCTTAgtaaattatgtatatacttTGAATATATGggtaaaaaaatttcaaattaaatgaggatatataaatgtatcGATAACtatattctatatattttggtAGTTATAAGAGTAGCCATTTGAATTTCCTGACTACTACCATATATTGTGTAtacttttaaattttgtttaaaattgtaattactactttattttttcattaaaagtataatatatatatatatataggtctttctaataaaatataagtcCCTCCATTCTGgaattaataatacaattttgGGATACAGTATTGTGTATGATTGTATagagagaaaaaaatatataaatgaatatgcttttgtttatttattttttatgatatgattgaaattaaattgaattaaataacgcaaattaaaaaaaataaagatataaatatatagaatttTTAGACAggaaaaaatgtataattattatttttttataaaattttaagttCATATAGATGTGTAAATGCGTATAATATGTTTGAATCatctctatatatatatat
Above is a window of Plasmodium berghei ANKA genome assembly, chromosome: 4 DNA encoding:
- a CDS encoding eukaryotic translation initiation factor 4E, putative, whose product is MKYLTFNKSSKDAFDLNEKIEATKIDLSNPLLLQYNWVIWEQVSDNKIKQSNNYKDYTRPLAKFNSVQKFWQLWNRLPQPSDLLAQRSMTRFSDDGIFRIVDALMIFRDNIQPMWEDPANAGGGHFEYKILPKDFPYSQIDEFWNNLVLAIIGCSLKHYDLITGIRLVDKLSTTRYGYIRIEIWYTTITDENVRNHLRKDLEEHMCNRIDGSHVYPPRVKSLSHVHK
- a CDS encoding circumsporozoite- and TRAP-related protein; the encoded protein is MNKKFVLALSYLVLCVHFIIASTKGNQDEFNGGKVVRDSFLQKNISRRQSSPCAGDECFCQSYYDLTLILDESGSIRKSNWVEYVVPFTEQIVKGLKIGENDIHVGILLFALRNRDYITFDNDIRYKKTELLKKVNDLNDDYRAGGDTYILEALKYSLKKYSMNKNARDDAPKVTILFTDGNDIHASKSEFHKMYSEYQEKHVKLLVLGVSAAEESKLKVIAGCENHSSCPSAMKAEWETINNITNKLTNKICDTESESNIIPEPSQPIPCNGDDCFCKDYYDLTLILDDSVSITLYKWKKDVIPFSEKLINNLNISKDKVHVGIMRFSKEVITDVDYSQDTRYIKNDLISVVKGLNKKYRYGSRTNIVDALDYSLKNFTRHPNSRQNAPKVTILFTDGNDTSKTLAEERNMGILYRHEQVRLILVGVGQASSIDLYALADCEYGKNCSQVIECKWNELTGITTIITDKICDIESGEIPNPPETPGSSVVTNPDNVASCQNDEDCYCKDFYDVTLILDESSSIGEFRWTMEVIPFAKDVINNLNIDYDSVHVGVLLFSHYALDLVPFSDEARYNKYTLIKKIDSLKTNYGNGHESFIVKTLKYALSNYTKGSGRTNAPKITMLFTDGNDSSESDIDMYNIGSLYRTERVKLLVIGVSMASENKLKQLVGCAQNLPCPFVIKTEWGTLDALSKVFVDKICDTGSILPPESNKPEPEAPTPPCIGNDCFCHDIYDLTVILDESGSIGAYNWEKQVYPFTEKFLNNLEISENKVHVGIMLFAQFNRDFVKFSDKESYDKENLMKQIKGLKESYKSGGYTYIIEALNYGLANYTHHEASRSDVPKVTMLFTDGNNTNPGDKLLSDVSLLYKQENVKLLVVGVGASTMANLRLLAGCHKTDGNCPLATKTEWDNLQDISKLMADKICNAETPEIEEPESTCLGDECLCEDYFDLTFVAVPSSSKDYKKRSGLIRYAKNIINMFNIGKKNVHVSISIYLGTKSINRDFDDAIAYDRTGLLRVLDQMDNYFSEDKTNISEALEIGLNQTFGNGNREKAPKIALLLTDSNNDTYEKSRLENISKNYTDKGVKLLVIGKVDLSKEILFVAGGCDINNDTCSNVLIYNSFINDNSIENFIGENICDNSSVSGNGNGSGESGGSPLPPSIQCTDELCEECDDDVCDNNPSCKKAMDIVIALDQSRGITNLQWTTYVKPFMVYTVKENYLSKNRSHVTIVKMKANRGKEQWSLYRKLSYKKNRILKKIDKLQMSYSNIINLADNLKYIRTKTFNKTPAYKKKLIIMLVEGKSNSDLNELRKEIELLKLNKITLYVYAIDNIDEKEYKILGDCEISSSICENIVKVSWENLLSSVEIHNKFICNKYPEDAECSEWGEWSACPQLSCDRAISKRERKRPYYTIKEEGYSGTEYGNSCMDLGSIEYRACPVKDECNDVCGDFGEWSQCSTSCGDGIRIRTRNVSPDNEMCQTFNKTEIEPCNIQSCGSTEICEDIGNWSEWSACSKTCGYSIRERKFTIFPESIDEHSYCEHFEKIETEVCSVPKCENEECFDWDDWSEWSAPCGPRKRVQRARLYKNRSESSSTIPRPNSGKNDNCEDFYQDKIEYDEESSCPDNSCGSWTEWSECDRPCNVGMRIRHFITNIVGFNEGNDDECLENYNKIETEPCLNLPICNSGECNDWETWVDCKTDKDAYTCHVPNKRILTRKLDLLKNPKTDTSQACNDYSLFREEDCPTGNTPCVDALCNEWDEWGSCSETCGLDSFRIRKRKEPLELIPASSDINGNIGLTCEEQNIRIEEKEACNVPACVPPVLDGSNNGENSEGDSSEGFGTGEKISMAAGIIGLVGLAAGGLIYGYNTLNGGETPHNSNMEFENVENNDGIIEEENEDFEVIDANDPMWN
- a CDS encoding zinc finger protein, putative produces the protein MDIRSNIVNSMILSLKACKDKNKYILLLNELLSLFPSHAEKSLRLCLKSKIKKYTLIKGKYQNREYYSYQHSVKINRERYSKKTDSCFSDGAYNIIRKKTTKNLSKLKKKKTRINFFIVSGNNKKYIVLKNSCSCFYFKEKVLCDSRDVLCKHILSVILAESFNNYTHFFLDSSIFFEYYLKMVNTEKI